A single region of the Sphingobium sp. TKS genome encodes:
- a CDS encoding VOC family protein produces the protein MSKISPCLWYNGQAEEAARFYVSIFGGSVDFISRYPDDNPSPSPFKGGDVLLVEFTLFGDSYQALNGGPKFGFTEAVSLSVACKDQAEIDRYFDALTADGGSPGPCGWLKDKYGLSWQLVTQEVMDLYKTGDRPGIQRMMTEMMTMQKLDTARMKAAFEGKLP, from the coding sequence ATGTCAAAAATTTCACCCTGCCTGTGGTATAACGGGCAGGCGGAGGAGGCTGCGCGCTTCTACGTCTCGATCTTCGGCGGGTCGGTGGATTTCATCAGCCGCTATCCCGATGACAATCCCAGCCCCAGCCCGTTCAAGGGCGGGGATGTGCTGCTGGTCGAATTCACCCTGTTCGGGGACAGCTATCAGGCGCTCAACGGCGGGCCGAAGTTCGGCTTTACCGAGGCGGTGTCGCTGTCCGTCGCCTGCAAGGATCAGGCGGAGATCGATCGTTATTTCGACGCCTTGACCGCCGATGGCGGTTCGCCGGGGCCATGCGGCTGGCTGAAGGACAAATATGGCCTGTCCTGGCAGTTGGTGACCCAGGAGGTCATGGACCTCTACAAGACCGGCGACAGGCCGGGCATCCAGCGGATGATGACGGAGATGATGACCATGCAGAAGCTGGATACCGCCCGGATGAAGGCGGCTTTCGAAGGGAAATTGCCATGA